The genomic DNA ACTATCAATTCGACGACGTTTTGATATTATTACGGTCAGATTTTGTGATTTGCGTCCTGGAGATACAGAGTGGGTAATAATTTGATGCAGACGGATCTCTCCGTCTGGGGCATGTATCATCATGCTGACATCGTGGTTAAGATTGTGATGATCGGCCTGGTTCTGGCGTCCGTGATCACCTGGGCTATCTTCTTCAGTAAGAGCGTCGAACTGCTGTCGCAGAAGCGTCGCCTCAAGCGGGAACAACAGCAACTGGCTGAAGCCCGCTCCCTGGATCAGGCCTTAGACATGACCTCATCCTTCCATGGAAAAAGCCTGACCACCCTGTTAGTCAACGAAGCACAGAACGAGCTGGAACTCTCCGCAGGCAGTGAAGATAACGAAGGCATTAAAGAACGTACCGGCTTCCGCCTGGAGCGTCGCGTTGCTGCCGTTGGCCGCCATATGGGCCGCGGTAACGGTTATCTGGCCACTATCGGGGCGATCTCACCGTTTATCGGTCTGTTCGGTACGGTCTGGGGCATCATGAACAGCTTTATCGGCATTGCGCAGACGCAGACCACCAACCTGGCGGTGGTTGCGCCAGGGATTGCCGAAGCGTTGCTGGCGACCGCAATCGGTCTGGTCGCGGCCATTCCTGCGGTCGTCATCTATAACATCTTCGCGCGTATGATTGGCAACTATAAAGCCACGCTCGGTGACGTCGCCGCGCAGGTGCTGTTGCTGCAAAGCCGCGATCTTGACCTCAATGCCAGCTCCGTTAAACCGGTGCATGCGGCGTCTAAACTGCGCGTAGGTTGATTGTATGGCGATGCGTCTTAACGAAAATCTGGACGATAACGGTGAAATGCATGAAATCAACGTGACGCCGTTTATCGACGTCATGCTGGTTCTGCTGATTATCTTCATGGTGGCTGCGCCGCTGGCGACGGTCGACGTGAAGGTGAATCT from Enterobacter ludwigii includes the following:
- the exbB gene encoding tol-pal system-associated acyl-CoA thioesterase — protein: MGNNLMQTDLSVWGMYHHADIVVKIVMIGLVLASVITWAIFFSKSVELLSQKRRLKREQQQLAEARSLDQALDMTSSFHGKSLTTLLVNEAQNELELSAGSEDNEGIKERTGFRLERRVAAVGRHMGRGNGYLATIGAISPFIGLFGTVWGIMNSFIGIAQTQTTNLAVVAPGIAEALLATAIGLVAAIPAVVIYNIFARMIGNYKATLGDVAAQVLLLQSRDLDLNASSVKPVHAASKLRVG